In one window of Leptospira sp. WS92.C1 DNA:
- a CDS encoding zinc ribbon domain-containing protein: METEKRFCRNCGTHILQESTQCVFCGSFQFSNGIPFFRYLSESKFFRIKILYPGVPFLGTLIAVLHFVFWKDIVPFTFSILFLVWSFLFSISGWIGELILDLKFRGDVKDFKEGFIEWQKHLYDRSPYLSYLGMILFVATPLIQWQNSLWFSLASATIWTTLISFLALVIVPLI; encoded by the coding sequence ATGGAGACTGAGAAACGATTCTGTAGGAATTGCGGAACTCATATCTTACAAGAGTCCACACAATGCGTTTTTTGCGGATCGTTTCAGTTTTCCAACGGAATTCCTTTTTTCCGTTATCTTTCCGAAAGTAAATTTTTTAGAATCAAAATTCTGTATCCCGGGGTTCCTTTTTTAGGAACTTTGATTGCCGTTCTTCATTTTGTTTTTTGGAAAGACATTGTTCCTTTTACATTTTCGATTTTATTTTTGGTTTGGTCTTTTTTATTTTCGATTTCCGGTTGGATCGGGGAACTGATCTTAGACTTAAAATTCAGAGGCGACGTAAAAGATTTTAAGGAAGGTTTTATCGAATGGCAAAAACATCTCTATGATCGATCTCCTTATCTATCTTATTTGGGAATGATCCTATTTGTAGCCACACCACTGATCCAATGGCAGAATTCCCTATGGTTTTCTTTGGCTTCCGCCACGATTTGGACCACTTTGATTTCCTTTTTAGCGTTAGTCATCGTTCCTCTGATTTAG
- a CDS encoding PP2C family protein-serine/threonine phosphatase: MNFFHLKKTFKLPVTLNWIFGGAFVSLLFSILKFYDTEGLEKVSYFELILFLAANAGAAIPLNYQLANGRWNLQKWMKISFFCWYIPMLLFNAWLTVQVPDFLVVMLTALYASYLAPFGMMERRYFIFGALIYSFCLFLFYFTGIAGTSPIRLRDRTLVIFFFIFVLTVLLYFYWMSITSGFLKSQSSKVQKLLRASRKDKRKLSEERKTIEELMAQLNKSLHIIKKDLLTAKRIQKSILPSGFEEYSDLDIRAEYIPKDEVGGDFYDITRTNGGTYRLFLADATGHGVQGALITMAIKVGYEFVKHSGKRPGEILEILNSDFVSKFKTLNLYYTCILADLDPEKGILRYSSAGHPEQILLHNSEFYPLQNTGRMIGLSPASIYKDKILKILPGDKIFLFSDGLFEELNSNKEFYGKERLHSLLKTFKEKSSQEIVDIVLGDLEKFTEGRKFQDDLTIIVAQIPTD, from the coding sequence ATGAATTTTTTTCATCTCAAAAAAACCTTTAAACTTCCGGTAACTCTTAACTGGATTTTTGGAGGAGCATTTGTATCTCTCCTATTTTCCATTCTTAAATTTTATGATACGGAAGGACTGGAAAAGGTCTCCTATTTTGAACTGATTTTATTCTTAGCCGCGAATGCAGGCGCCGCGATACCTTTGAATTATCAGTTAGCGAACGGCCGATGGAATCTTCAAAAGTGGATGAAAATTTCGTTCTTTTGCTGGTATATTCCAATGTTGCTTTTCAACGCCTGGCTTACGGTGCAGGTTCCTGATTTTTTGGTAGTTATGTTAACCGCGCTTTATGCCAGTTATCTTGCGCCTTTCGGTATGATGGAAAGGCGCTATTTTATTTTTGGCGCGTTGATCTATTCATTTTGTTTGTTTTTATTTTATTTTACCGGAATTGCGGGAACATCTCCGATTCGTCTTAGAGATAGAACTCTGGTAATTTTCTTTTTTATTTTTGTTTTGACCGTGCTTTTGTATTTTTACTGGATGAGCATCACTTCCGGTTTCTTAAAATCGCAAAGTTCAAAGGTTCAAAAATTACTTCGAGCTTCTAGGAAAGATAAACGTAAACTTTCGGAAGAAAGAAAAACCATCGAAGAATTGATGGCTCAATTGAATAAGTCCTTACATATTATTAAAAAGGATTTATTAACCGCCAAAAGAATTCAAAAAAGCATACTTCCTTCCGGTTTTGAAGAATATTCCGATCTGGATATACGGGCGGAATATATCCCTAAAGACGAAGTGGGCGGTGATTTTTATGATATCACTCGGACAAACGGCGGAACCTATCGTTTGTTTCTCGCAGATGCGACGGGTCATGGGGTGCAAGGCGCTCTAATTACGATGGCGATCAAGGTAGGTTATGAATTTGTAAAACATTCCGGAAAACGTCCCGGTGAAATATTAGAAATTCTGAATTCTGATTTTGTATCTAAGTTTAAAACGCTGAATCTTTATTATACGTGTATTCTCGCGGATCTGGATCCGGAAAAAGGAATTTTAAGATATTCCTCCGCGGGGCATCCGGAACAGATTCTTTTGCACAACTCCGAATTTTATCCGCTTCAAAATACCGGTAGAATGATCGGACTTTCTCCGGCTTCAATCTATAAGGATAAGATTTTGAAAATTCTTCCCGGAGATAAGATTTTTCTTTTTTCGGACGGGTTGTTCGAAGAATTAAACTCGAATAAGGAATTTTATGGAAAAGAAAGACTTCATTCCCTATTAAAAACATTTAAGGAAAAATCTTCTCAGGAAATAGTAGACATCGTTTTAGGCGATCTCGAAAAATTTACGGAAGGTAGGAAATTTCAAGACGACCTTACCATTATCGTGGCTCAGATACCGACCGATTGA